In one window of Candidatus Scalindua sp. DNA:
- a CDS encoding putative capsular polysaccharide synthesis family protein codes for MNYYSARAYYMHRMHQLSRRYKEPPLIIYQMGKVGSRTICNSLESLNLDMPIYHTHGLTRSYIAEREIRSKRYFGKEESNYIHLNVPWKSQYLRKLIDRGFGGKKCKVVTLVRDPIAVNIAGFFERIDKVDYNDSEHVFTIKSIKDEYEFTGRIDDMESLKQLFFEKYAHDEPLTFYDCELKSVFGIDVFECEFPKSEGYKIYEGEHADVLLIRLESLNECAQKAFKEFLHIEGFTLININIGSEKDYAYLYQKFKDLVALPDTYIDKMYNSKYAQHFYSEEEIGRFKTRWLSSKKDRCQQLG; via the coding sequence ATGAATTATTATTCTGCCAGGGCTTACTATATGCACAGGATGCATCAATTGAGCCGTCGCTATAAGGAGCCGCCTTTAATAATTTATCAAATGGGCAAAGTTGGCTCCCGAACAATCTGTAATTCATTGGAGAGTTTAAACCTGGATATGCCGATATATCATACACATGGTCTAACACGTAGTTATATCGCTGAAAGAGAAATAAGGAGCAAAAGATATTTTGGCAAAGAAGAGTCTAATTATATCCACCTTAATGTTCCTTGGAAAAGTCAATATCTTCGGAAACTGATTGACAGAGGTTTTGGTGGTAAAAAGTGTAAGGTTGTCACCCTTGTAAGAGATCCTATAGCCGTTAACATTGCCGGTTTTTTCGAAAGAATTGATAAGGTGGATTATAATGATTCTGAGCATGTATTTACAATCAAATCGATAAAAGATGAATATGAGTTTACCGGGCGGATTGATGATATGGAGTCACTAAAGCAGCTCTTCTTTGAAAAATATGCCCATGATGAGCCCTTGACATTTTACGATTGTGAGTTGAAGAGTGTTTTTGGGATCGATGTTTTTGAATGTGAGTTTCCGAAATCAGAAGGATATAAAATATATGAGGGAGAACATGCCGATGTTTTGCTGATACGGTTAGAAAGTCTTAACGAATGCGCTCAAAAAGCATTTAAAGAGTTCTTGCATATTGAAGGGTTTACCTTGATAAATATAAACATCGGAAGTGAAAAAGATTACGCTTATCTTTACCAGAAGTTTAAAGACCTAGTCGCTTTGCCCGATACGTACATAGATAAAATGTATAATTCTAAGTATGCACAACATTTTTATAGTGAGGAAGAAATCGGCCGTTTTAAAACCAGATGGCTTTCTTCAAAAAAAGATAGATGCCAGCAATTGGGATAG
- a CDS encoding radical SAM protein: MRLEFQKLGSVSTCCTAFTKVKSVGDMKTQTIEQIWNGRKIRRFRKQLLLGQTCKVCMPNCGYLKIGPIFIKDICTDTPEGKSLYDDISHGRAKINSHPLRFNLANFTVCNLNCVMCQSRAVEAQNKSIPEYVTKTHENLRNYFDKKITLYLSGNGEVLARKDTRELLQNFDSKKYSKVDFQIITNGLLFQPRMWETIKHNNFTYANISIDAATKETYQKVRRGGNWDQLLEALQVFKKAKEEGKFSSVNMNMTVMKSNFREIPQFIEMARARGFNSLFTKIRGPFNDENIFESDNEEALQELKAVLSDSNLYGEDVDMNELLKYIPEKFHKRMGNHLTSIWYPAFLLKKRE; encoded by the coding sequence ATGCGTTTGGAATTTCAGAAATTGGGAAGTGTTTCTACGTGCTGCACCGCCTTTACAAAAGTTAAATCTGTGGGGGATATGAAAACGCAGACAATTGAACAGATATGGAATGGAAGAAAAATAAGGAGGTTTCGAAAACAATTATTATTGGGACAAACATGTAAAGTATGCATGCCAAATTGTGGTTATTTGAAGATTGGACCGATCTTTATTAAAGATATCTGCACTGACACACCAGAAGGAAAATCGCTTTATGATGATATTTCTCATGGGAGGGCAAAAATCAATTCACACCCTCTCAGGTTTAACCTTGCGAATTTTACGGTATGCAATCTCAATTGTGTCATGTGTCAATCCAGAGCTGTCGAAGCTCAAAATAAATCTATTCCCGAGTATGTAACAAAGACCCATGAAAACCTCAGGAACTATTTTGACAAGAAGATTACGCTCTATTTGTCAGGCAATGGTGAAGTCCTGGCCAGAAAGGACACGCGGGAACTTCTTCAGAATTTTGACAGTAAAAAATACAGTAAAGTTGATTTTCAGATCATAACAAACGGATTACTGTTTCAACCACGCATGTGGGAGACAATCAAACATAACAATTTTACCTACGCAAATATCTCAATAGATGCCGCAACGAAGGAGACGTATCAGAAAGTGAGACGTGGTGGGAACTGGGACCAATTGTTGGAAGCTTTGCAGGTATTTAAAAAAGCAAAAGAAGAGGGTAAATTTAGCAGTGTCAACATGAATATGACAGTTATGAAAAGTAATTTCAGAGAAATACCCCAATTTATTGAAATGGCGCGTGCAAGAGGATTCAATTCTCTGTTTACCAAGATCCGGGGGCCATTTAATGACGAAAATATATTTGAATCAGATAATGAGGAAGCCCTTCAAGAACTAAAAGCGGTACTCTCTGATTCGAATCTTTATGGTGAAGATGTTGATATGAATGAACTACTCAAATATATCCCTGAAAAATTCCATAAACGAATGGGGAATCACCTTACTTCAATATGGTACCCGGCATTTTTATTGAAAAAGCGTGAATAA
- a CDS encoding ABC transporter permease has translation MELNSDMRTIIKPRSGWELLNLRELIEYRDLFFFTVWRDITAQYAQTVLGFSWAIIQPLVQIVLFSIIFGKIARVSTDGVPYLLFSSVAIIPWTYMSQSMTMSSQSLVLGSKMLGKIYFPRLIYPITPVLSNLVNFGISIIIIFFIMFYYRVSPTWNLLYLPLFFVMMISVPLSAGLWLSSLAIRYRDVKHGMPFFIQILMYTAPIVYTASSVPEKYRMIYSINPIVGVIEGYRACLLGTAVPWLYIWPGMVTAVILVISGAFYFRRFEKIIVDVI, from the coding sequence ATGGAATTAAATAGCGATATGCGAACCATTATTAAACCAAGATCTGGATGGGAATTATTAAATTTAAGAGAACTGATAGAATACAGGGACCTGTTTTTTTTTACTGTCTGGCGTGATATCACAGCTCAATACGCTCAAACGGTTTTGGGCTTTTCATGGGCCATAATCCAACCACTCGTGCAGATTGTACTTTTCTCCATTATATTCGGAAAGATTGCCAGGGTGTCTACAGACGGTGTCCCTTATCTCTTGTTTTCAAGTGTGGCGATCATACCCTGGACATACATGTCTCAGAGCATGACGATGTCTAGCCAGAGCCTTGTTCTGGGGTCGAAGATGCTTGGGAAGATATATTTTCCCAGGTTAATCTACCCCATAACACCAGTTTTGTCTAATCTGGTAAATTTCGGTATTTCTATTATAATTATATTCTTCATAATGTTTTATTACCGTGTTTCCCCCACATGGAACCTGCTTTATTTGCCATTGTTTTTTGTTATGATGATATCTGTTCCTCTTAGTGCAGGTCTGTGGCTATCTTCCCTCGCTATTCGCTATCGTGATGTAAAACATGGTATGCCCTTTTTTATCCAGATACTGATGTACACAGCGCCAATAGTATATACTGCTTCATCAGTACCTGAAAAATATCGCATGATCTACTCAATAAATCCGATAGTAGGGGTTATTGAAGGATATAGGGCCTGTTTGCTCGGTACCGCTGTGCCCTGGCTTTATATCTGGCCAGGAATGGTTACAGCTGTCATCCTGGTCATAAGCGGTGCATTTTATTTCAGGCGGTTTGAAAAAATTATTGTAGACGTTATTTAA
- a CDS encoding ABC transporter ATP-binding protein, giving the protein MNDKDIAIKVENIGKCYRIGMKENVHDTFGKSMFNFLKNPLKNYLKYRSLYNFNDISPDQDNNHSDIVWALRDVSFEVKKGEVVGIIGINGAGKSTLLKILSKITAPTTGRATIYGRISSLLEVGTGFHQELTGRENVYLNGTILGMRKKEIDQKFDEIVDFSGIEKFIDTPVKRYSSGMRVRLAFAVAAYLEPEILLIDEVLAVGDVRFQKKCLDKMKDVGHQGRTVLFVSHNMQVVTRLCPRTILLNGGRVQEDGPSHHIVGVYMNCERAMKSEREWNDLTKAPGDEVVRLCAIRVKTEEGQVAVAMDIHRPVKIEIEYEVLKPGHVLVVYYHVINEDGIEVFTPVDSDPNWRGKPRPVGRYISTSLIPANLLSEGLLFIGPRIRTLHPEVRRVQVKDAVAFQVVDNIDNTVRGELSGRFTGVVSPHLKWETQFGSCEGKTPAIMGD; this is encoded by the coding sequence ATGAATGACAAAGACATAGCAATCAAAGTAGAGAATATAGGCAAATGCTATCGCATAGGGATGAAAGAGAATGTGCACGATACATTTGGTAAATCCATGTTCAATTTTTTAAAAAACCCTCTTAAAAACTATCTTAAATATCGATCACTTTATAATTTTAACGATATTAGTCCTGATCAGGACAACAACCATTCGGATATTGTATGGGCGTTAAGAGATGTTTCCTTTGAAGTGAAAAAAGGTGAAGTTGTGGGCATTATAGGAATAAATGGTGCAGGAAAATCCACTCTCCTTAAAATACTTTCCAAAATTACAGCTCCAACAACCGGTCGTGCCACAATTTATGGAAGGATTTCCAGCCTTCTGGAGGTAGGTACCGGTTTCCATCAGGAACTTACCGGCAGGGAAAACGTATATCTTAACGGTACTATATTGGGGATGAGAAAAAAAGAGATAGACCAGAAGTTTGATGAAATTGTGGACTTCTCCGGTATAGAAAAGTTTATTGATACCCCCGTTAAACGTTATTCCAGCGGAATGCGGGTTCGCCTGGCTTTTGCAGTTGCTGCCTATCTGGAGCCTGAAATATTACTCATAGACGAGGTGCTGGCTGTAGGAGATGTCCGTTTTCAGAAGAAATGCTTAGACAAGATGAAGGATGTAGGGCATCAAGGCCGTACAGTGCTTTTTGTGTCTCACAATATGCAGGTTGTTACACGACTTTGTCCGCGGACCATTCTGCTCAATGGTGGGAGAGTACAGGAAGATGGGCCATCGCATCATATAGTTGGTGTCTATATGAATTGTGAAAGAGCCATGAAGTCTGAGCGCGAATGGAACGATCTGACCAAAGCTCCAGGTGATGAAGTGGTTCGCTTATGTGCCATACGGGTGAAAACGGAAGAAGGCCAGGTTGCAGTGGCTATGGACATCCATCGACCGGTGAAGATTGAGATCGAATATGAGGTTCTCAAGCCTGGTCATGTACTAGTGGTTTATTATCACGTCATCAACGAGGACGGTATAGAAGTCTTCACGCCAGTAGACAGTGATCCAAACTGGAGAGGGAAACCGCGTCCGGTTGGACGATATATAAGTACATCCTTGATTCCTGCCAACCTCTTATCGGAAGGACTCTTATTTATTGGGCCGCGCATAAGAACCTTACATCCTGAGGTTCGTCGTGTACAAGTGAAGGATGCGGTTGCATTTCAAGTCGTTGACAATATCGATAATACGGTACGTGGAGAATTGTCTGGGAGGTTTACTGGTGTTGTGAGCCCCCACTTGAAGTGGGAAACACAGTTTGGATCATGCGAAGGTAAGACTCCTGCAATAATGGGTGACTGA
- a CDS encoding sulfotransferase domain-containing protein, translated as MSLSDQGTFQAYCSHLMRVPLRYIKNRVRFKKKFSNEILYLKGRTQTNNTNQSILLFTSQRCASVYVKNIIQRLVEEVGMAHINLANYAWKGGKLPRKTSGVFKKYGYFYGPFRDYPDPIYVDNLDDYKIVLMLRDPRDVLTSYYFHHAHESVTKINGNPAQAKFILERSKEALSKTLDEWVLDTTPMYLKIYQTYAEEIFSRPNTLFLKYEDMVQDFDGWLQKLLEFLALDTSQNTINEILQKANFKVDREDVKAHKRQVAPGDHKRKLKEETIKFLNLKFNDILATFDYTL; from the coding sequence ATGTCGCTCAGTGATCAGGGGACTTTTCAGGCTTATTGTTCGCATTTAATGCGTGTTCCCTTACGCTATATAAAAAATAGAGTTAGATTCAAAAAAAAATTCTCTAACGAAATACTTTATTTGAAAGGTAGAACACAAACCAATAATACAAATCAAAGTATTTTGTTGTTTACAAGTCAGCGTTGTGCATCAGTTTATGTTAAAAATATTATACAAAGACTTGTAGAAGAGGTTGGAATGGCACATATCAATCTTGCTAATTACGCCTGGAAAGGAGGAAAACTACCGAGAAAAACATCCGGGGTATTTAAAAAGTATGGGTATTTTTACGGACCTTTTCGAGATTACCCGGATCCCATATACGTTGACAACTTAGATGATTATAAAATAGTGTTAATGCTGAGAGATCCAAGAGACGTCTTAACATCGTATTACTTTCATCATGCGCATGAGTCAGTAACAAAAATCAATGGTAATCCTGCTCAGGCGAAATTTATATTAGAGAGAAGTAAAGAAGCATTAAGCAAAACTTTAGATGAATGGGTTTTAGATACAACCCCAATGTATCTAAAAATATACCAGACTTATGCTGAAGAAATATTTAGCAGACCAAATACTCTTTTTTTAAAATACGAGGATATGGTTCAAGATTTCGATGGCTGGCTTCAAAAATTGCTTGAATTCCTAGCTCTGGATACAAGCCAAAATACGATTAATGAAATATTGCAAAAAGCCAATTTTAAGGTTGATCGAGAAGACGTGAAAGCACATAAGAGGCAAGTTGCGCCTGGTGATCACAAGCGTAAGTTAAAAGAAGAGACCATTAAATTTTTAAATTTAAAATTTAATGATATATTGGCCACTTTTGATTATACACTTTAA
- a CDS encoding aminoglycoside phosphotransferase family protein has protein sequence MTELPFYGQICVQVHKGYKIFDFRRGTVVKVFDHNTDSSFIMSEIEQLKFTSQIDFAPSLKRWNIEDRWYEEDYMSGSLDDPNRPLDSRELLKKFCNDLVQCINNLISFQQPITINAVEHVHKIVEISRLSRQEFTEREFNIIEKFLDSMMENLHISGDCDIQLVFTHGDFCPANMLKTKHGLKVVDWEGASFRSLLFDFYSFFFYLPVTKNIPVDRVISEINEALPILVSSLARNAPAISHGLLHLEKVYRRLYYIERVCMLVERKATDKNLDIMGFILRYIEVFDCYDELITCTVHAGKRKFNKTISAG, from the coding sequence GTGACAGAATTACCTTTCTATGGGCAGATATGTGTCCAAGTCCATAAGGGGTATAAAATATTTGATTTTCGCAGGGGAACGGTAGTAAAGGTTTTTGACCATAACACTGATTCTTCTTTTATCATGAGTGAAATAGAACAGTTGAAATTTACTTCTCAAATTGATTTTGCTCCCTCTTTAAAAAGGTGGAATATTGAGGATCGATGGTATGAAGAAGACTATATGAGTGGCTCCCTGGATGATCCAAACAGGCCACTGGATTCCCGGGAGTTATTAAAAAAGTTTTGTAATGATTTAGTCCAATGTATAAATAATTTGATATCGTTTCAACAACCAATAACAATAAATGCTGTAGAGCATGTTCACAAGATTGTTGAGATCAGCAGATTGTCAAGGCAGGAATTTACTGAACGAGAATTTAATATAATAGAAAAATTTCTTGACTCCATGATGGAGAATTTACATATCAGCGGGGATTGTGATATTCAACTGGTCTTTACCCATGGAGATTTTTGCCCGGCAAATATGCTGAAGACAAAGCATGGATTAAAAGTAGTTGATTGGGAAGGGGCCTCGTTTAGGAGTCTATTGTTTGATTTTTACAGTTTCTTTTTTTATCTGCCTGTTACGAAAAATATTCCTGTGGATAGGGTAATTTCAGAGATCAATGAAGCGTTACCAATTTTAGTTTCCAGCCTAGCCAGGAATGCTCCCGCCATTTCTCATGGCTTATTACATTTGGAAAAAGTATATCGCCGACTATACTACATTGAGCGAGTTTGTATGCTTGTGGAACGTAAAGCTACTGATAAGAACTTAGATATCATGGGATTTATTTTGCGATATATTGAAGTGTTTGATTGTTATGATGAGTTAATTACCTGTACCGTTCATGCGGGTAAACGAAAGTTTAACAAAACTATTTCGGCAGGTTAA
- a CDS encoding alkaline phosphatase encodes MITVIPRGAYNGVDGGDALSAAANNPGVTRLAGLFDHIYHTADDSGFAGTVTTNPNLENPTLVDSTNAALTVLGRNSNGFVLMIEGGAVDWAAHANMMDDMIGEKRDFDAAVQAVIDWVEDETNDSSWNNTLVIVTSDHETGYLTPSRNFITDTSDPRYDQNDPLGRFPDISDTTLALEKIVAGTGGLRASWKDSNSNNSIDTGETVYWVWNRVIIQTVWCHFLYVVLAQDCLRPMQRKLTHTAVPILIIQIFLM; translated from the coding sequence ATGATAACAGTTATACCTCGTGGAGCGTACAACGGAGTAGATGGCGGCGATGCCTTGTCAGCCGCAGCCAATAATCCCGGAGTAACCAGACTGGCAGGGTTGTTTGATCATATCTATCACACTGCCGACGATTCCGGCTTTGCCGGAACCGTTACAACCAACCCGAACCTCGAAAATCCGACACTTGTAGATAGCACCAATGCTGCTCTGACCGTCCTGGGTCGTAATTCAAACGGTTTTGTTCTTATGATTGAGGGAGGGGCTGTTGATTGGGCAGCACATGCTAATATGATGGATGATATGATAGGAGAAAAGAGAGATTTTGATGCAGCGGTACAGGCTGTCATTGACTGGGTGGAAGATGAAACGAATGATAGCAGCTGGAACAACACACTGGTTATTGTCACAAGCGACCATGAAACCGGCTATCTCACTCCCAGCCGTAATTTTATAACGGACACTTCAGATCCGCGTTACGATCAGAATGACCCTCTCGGCCGATTTCCTGATATCAGCGACACCACACTTGCATTGGAAAAGATTGTTGCCGGCACAGGGGGACTCCGTGCAAGCTGGAAAGACTCCAATAGTAACAACAGTATTGATACAGGAGAAACAGTATACTGGGTATGGAATAGGGTGATCATTCAAACAGTCTGGTGCCACTTTTTGTACGTGGTGTTGGCGCAGGACTGTTTGCGACCTATGCAACGGAAACTGACACATACCGCGGTGCCTATCTTGATAATACAAATATTTTTGATGTGA
- a CDS encoding cadherin-like domain-containing protein, with translation MPLFVRGVGAGLFATYATETDTYRGAYLDNTNIFDVMNSVIMNAPPNTPPAAIVDSAATQKGTLVTINVIANDYDIDGTINPATVTVADVPGNGTAVSRADGTVDYTPVTGFSGQDSFTYTVADACGTSSNVSTVTITVNPGGTPVMTSPVPGSTLTTSTVTFQWSTGTGVSVYWLGAGTSFTSVNTPPYGDIYGASTLKRTTQQVTGIPINGNPVYVRLWWKIGTGAWTYSDYTYQTQEAVIRHLLPITTLQQQQWIPW, from the coding sequence GTGCCACTTTTTGTACGTGGTGTTGGCGCAGGACTGTTTGCGACCTATGCAACGGAAACTGACACATACCGCGGTGCCTATCTTGATAATACAAATATTTTTGATGTGATGAATAGCGTCATTATGAATGCACCGCCCAACACGCCTCCAGCAGCCATTGTAGATTCCGCAGCGACACAGAAAGGCACCCTTGTTACTATTAATGTGATTGCCAATGATTACGATATAGATGGTACGATTAACCCTGCCACGGTAACGGTTGCAGATGTACCCGGCAATGGTACGGCAGTGTCCAGGGCCGATGGGACCGTCGATTATACACCTGTCACAGGATTTTCAGGTCAGGATAGCTTTACCTATACGGTTGCGGATGCCTGCGGAACAAGCTCTAACGTGTCAACGGTAACGATAACTGTCAACCCGGGAGGTACGCCTGTGATGACAAGTCCAGTACCCGGTTCAACCTTAACGACATCAACAGTTACCTTTCAATGGAGCACTGGTACCGGAGTTAGCGTATATTGGCTGGGAGCAGGTACAAGCTTTACATCAGTAAATACTCCACCATATGGAGACATATATGGCGCGTCAACACTGAAAAGAACAACGCAACAGGTAACCGGAATTCCCATAAACGGGAATCCGGTGTATGTTAGATTATGGTGGAAGATCGGTACTGGAGCGTGGACTTATAGCGACTATACGTACCAGACACAGGAAGCAGTAATCAGGCACCTGTTGCCAATAACGACACTGCAGCAACAACAGTGGATACCCTGGTAA
- a CDS encoding cadherin-like domain-containing protein, translated as MDTLVNINVTANDTDSDGTIYPATVAVISAPANGTAVPKVNGTVDYTAAMGYTGQDTFTYTVNDNLGATSNAATVTVTVNPGGTPAITSPAPGFTLTSSTVTFQWNFVSGVSRYWLGVGTSFASVSTPPWGDIYSASSGINTMQQVTGIPINGNPVYVRLWCKIGTEASTYRDYTYQTQITGNQTPVITSPIPGSTLTTSTVNFQWSAGTGVSVYWLGVGTSFSSVNTPPYGDIYGASTLKRITQQVTGIPMNGSLVYVRLWWKIGTGAWTYGDYTYQTQ; from the coding sequence GTGGATACCCTGGTAAATATTAACGTGACAGCAAATGATACCGATTCAGACGGCACGATTTACCCTGCCACTGTCGCTGTAATAAGTGCACCGGCTAATGGAACGGCAGTGCCAAAAGTTAATGGTACAGTGGATTATACAGCTGCCATGGGGTATACGGGTCAGGATACTTTTACCTATACGGTGAACGACAATCTGGGGGCTACCTCCAACGCGGCGACCGTAACGGTTACGGTCAACCCGGGAGGTACGCCTGCGATTACAAGTCCTGCACCAGGTTTTACTTTAACCTCATCGACTGTTACCTTTCAATGGAATTTCGTCTCGGGAGTAAGCAGGTACTGGCTGGGAGTGGGGACAAGCTTTGCATCAGTAAGCACACCGCCATGGGGGGATATATACAGCGCGTCATCCGGGATAAATACAATGCAGCAGGTAACCGGAATCCCCATAAACGGGAATCCGGTGTATGTTAGATTGTGGTGCAAGATTGGCACTGAAGCGTCGACTTATAGAGACTATACTTACCAGACACAGATAACCGGCAATCAAACACCTGTGATAACAAGTCCTATACCTGGTTCGACCTTAACGACATCAACGGTAAACTTTCAATGGAGTGCCGGCACCGGAGTTAGCGTATACTGGCTGGGAGTAGGTACAAGCTTTTCATCAGTAAATACTCCGCCATATGGAGACATATATGGCGCATCAACACTCAAAAGAATAACGCAACAGGTAACAGGAATTCCTATGAACGGCAGTCTGGTGTATGTAAGATTGTGGTGGAAGATCGGTACTGGAGCGTGGACCTATGGCGACTATACGTACCAGACGCAGTGA